Proteins co-encoded in one Saccharomyces mikatae IFO 1815 strain IFO1815 genome assembly, chromosome: 14 genomic window:
- the THO2 gene encoding Tho2p (similar to Saccharomyces cerevisiae THO2 (YNL139C); ancestral locus Anc_2.125), whose amino-acid sequence MTEQTVLSKLNTLSQKVISADSLNEAIFLTKETVQNWPERSRALCSDFIALESNDEKEEWLRDLFIEVFDFINKGDDNSPLKLSDISLFIEGLVNYNKQVDQASMIGKMFIAVSSTIPNVSDSNTISLCKLIPSLHEELFKFGWMSSKLLNREQTALLRHLLKKSKYELKKYNLLVENSVGYGQLVTLLILAYYDPDNCFKVPAYLEDIQHIMGKYSLDSIRSLDVILNVSSQFITEGYEFLIALLQKSDFWPSRHVADNSDYSLLNQGGNMIAANIISFNLSKGNEEVIMENYQQYLDMCCILVKAGFVNFYSIWDNVQPEMEFLQKYTQNLETELEEESTKGIENPLAMAAALSTENETDEDSAIPANNDDNNKDKIPDAQKDEVDLQDKDKSQQDILSFGKIKFLERLLVHGCLVPVIYVLKEYPKLLYVSESLSKYFGRIFEYLLNPLYTKMTSSSESTDMTAALMVTRIDNGILAHKLRLIHQYKTHEPFESLELNSRYVFYYSEWNSGLNPFDSVDDLFENSHTYLSIIGPYLGKVPTLLSKIARIGVADIQKKQGLDSLQSAVDRWIDYVRKFIFPATSLLQSNPIATSEVYELMKLFPFEKRYFIYNEMMTKLSEDNLPIKVSFNKTEREAKSILKALSIDTIAKESRRFAKLISTNPLASLVPAVKQIENYDKVSELVVYTTKYFNDFAYDVLQFVLLLRLTYSRPAVQFDGVNQAMWVQRLSIFIAGLAKSCPNMDISNIITYILKTLHNGNIIAVSILKELIITVGGIRDLNEVNVKQLMMLNSGLPLKQCARHLIYDFRDDNSVISSRLTSFFTDQNAISEIILLLYSLNLKANTQDSHYKILSTRCDEMNTLLWSFIELIKHCLKGKAFEENVLPFVELTNRFHLSTPWAFHIWRDYLDNQLNSNENFSIDQMIEGAEFNDVDLTKMSKDLFTTFWRLSLYDIHFDKSLYDERKNALSGENTDHMSNRKKHLIQNQIKDILLTGISHQRAFKKTAEFISKKSNTWNEDCKEDQIRIFLQNCVVPRVLFSPSDALFSSHFIFTAFSTENLMSILNTFITSNILKTLLFCCTSSEAGNLGLFFTHVLQELEKMRLSGDFNDQASRKLYEWHSVITEQVIDLLSEKNYMSIRNGIEFMKHVTGVFPVIKTHIQLVYTTLEENLVNEEREDIKLPSSALIGHLKARLKNALELDEFCSLTEEEARQKRAHEMELEEIKNYETACQNEQKQMALRKQLEHNKSQRLQNDSLKSAASDSFGADKERYTYSRDEPVIPTKPSSRQWPYSKVTRHLDDINHYLATNHLHKAISLVENDNEAWNLKKLSKKNMPIFDYRNSILEIFERYFRTLIQNPQNPDFAEKIDTLKRHIKNILREPYVNTTNLHSETPASEYTKRSSRYGGNTGVKDVYGNSSYRGSGNDRSGLKTSKSINSYSHKRPELPTRPNKNKSYSDKSKSVRPTGPDRGESFDQRENRMREEYNKTKSQRSQLRFPEKPSQESNKANTYQSSPYKHDMSSENEEKPNKRFKKDDGNRNKFQTQDYRNTRDNSNTRRANENQRYNTNRKSNTQALPQGPKGGNYVSRYQR is encoded by the coding sequence ATGACAGAGCAGACAGTACTTTCCAAATTGAATACACTTTCTCAGAAAGTAATATCTGCAGACTCCCTAAACGAGGCAATCTTTCTAACAAAAGAAACGGTACAGAACTGGCCTGAACGATCAAGGGCTCTTTGTTCTGACTTTATTGCGTTGGAGTCGAACGACGAGAAGGAAGAATGGCTGAGAGATCTGTTTATCGAGGTGTTTGATTTCATAAATAAAGGCGATGATAATTCTCCTCTCAAGCTTAGTGATATTTCGCTATTTATTGAAGGATTGGTAAATTATAACAAGCAAGTAGATCAGGCTTCCATGATTGGTAAAATGTTTATTGCCGTTTCAAGCACCATCCCAAATGTGAGCGATTCAAACACCATATCATTATGTAAGCTAATACCGTCACTGCATGAagaattattcaaatttggCTGGATGTCTTCTAAGTTGCTGAATAGGGAACAAACCGCTTTACTAAGAcatttgttgaaaaaatcaaaatacGAGCTGAAGAAGTATAACCTTTTGGTAGAGAATTCTGTGGGTTATGGTCAATTGGTAACCTTATTAATATTAGCATATTATGATCCTGACAATTGTTTCAAAGTACCAGCATATTTGGAAGACATTCAGCATATTATGGGTAAATATTCCTTGGATTCCATTCGTTCTTTGGATGTTATCTTGAACGTCTCCAGTCAGTTTATCACGGAAGGGTATGAGTTCCTAATTGCTCTTTTACAAAAGTCAGATTTTTGGCCTTCTCGCCATGTGGCTGATAATTCTGATTATTCTCTTCTCAATCAAGGTGGTAACATGATTGCTGCTAACATTATTTCAtttaatttatcaaaaggCAACGAAGAAGTCATTATGGAAAACTACCAACAGTATTTGGACATGTGTTGCATCCTAGTAAAAGCCGGGTTTGTTAATTTCTATTCTATTTGGGATAATGTACAACCAGAGATGGAATTTTTACAGAAATATACTCAAAACTTGGAAACTGAATTAGAAGAGGAATCTACTAAAGGTATAGAAAATCCCTTAGCTATGGCAGCTGCCCTTTCCACAGAAAACGAAACAGACGAAGACAGTGCCATTCCTGcgaataatgatgataataacaaGGATAAGATCCCTGATGCGCAAAAAGATGAAGTAGACTTGCAAGACAAGGACAAATCTCAACAGGATATTTTGTCATTTGgcaaaataaaatttttggaacGTTTACTCGTCCATGGTTGTCTCGTTCCTGTTATTTACGTGCTCAAGGAATATCCGAAGCTTCTCTATGTTAGTGAATCTCTATCGAAATATTTTGGCAGAATATTTGAATATCTTTTGAATCCATTATATACAAAAATGACTTCTTCTAGTGAGTCAACCGATATGACAGCTGCTTTGATGGTAACTCGCATAGATAATGGTATTTTAGCCCATAAACTAAGATTGATTCAtcaatataaaacacatgaGCCGTTTGAATCACTTGAATTGAATTCACGGTATGTTTTCTATTATTCTGAATGGAATTCTGGTTTAAATCCCTTTGATTCCGTTGATGACCTTTTCGAAAATTCTCATACCTATTTATCTATCATTGGTCCGTATTTGGGAAAGGTTCCCACGTTATTGAGTAAAATTGCTCGTATTGGTGTAGCTgatattcaaaagaaacaggGACTTGATTCTCTGCAGAGTGCAGTGGATAGGTGGATAGATTATGTGAGGAAATTCATTTTTCCCGCCACATCACTATTACAGAGTAATCCAATTGCCACATCGGAAGTTTACGAACTCATGAAACTTTTTCCATTCGAGAAAAGATACTTTATTTACAATGAAATGATGACAAAATTATCCGAAGATAATCTGCCAATTAAAGTAAGCTTCAATAAAACGGAAAGAGAAGCTAAGAGTATTTTAAAAGCATTGAGTATTGACACCATAGCAAAAGAATCCAGAAGATTTGCCAAATTAATTTCCACAAATCCATTGGCTTCATTGGTACCAGCGGTTAAACAGATTGAGAATTACGATAAAGTCTCTGAGCTTGTTGTTTATACTACGAAGTATTTTAATGATTTTGCATATGACGTGTTACAATTTGTTTTGTTATTGCGCTTAACTTATAGTAGACCCGCTGTTCAATTTGATGGAGTTAATCAGGCCATGTGGGTACAGAGGCTGTCAATATTTATTGCAGGTCTCGCCAAGAGTTGCCCTAATATGGATATCTCAAATATTATAACTTATATTCTAAAGACTTTGCATAATGGGAATATTATAGCTGTTTCCATTTTGAAGGAATTGATTATTACTGTTGGTGGTATCAGAGATTTGAATGAAGTTAATGTGAAACAATTAATGATGCTGAATTCAGGATTACCGTTGAAGCAATGTGCAAGGCATTTGATATATGATTTCAGAGATGATAATTCAGTCATTTCGTCCAGACTAACCTCATTTTTTACTGATCAGAATGCTATTTCTGAAATTATTCTTCTGTTGTATTCTCTAAATCTGAAGGCAAATACACAAGATTCCCATTACAAAATATTATCCACCAGATGTGATGAAATGAATACTTTGTTATGGTCATTTATTGAATTGATTAAACATTGTTTGAAAGGGAAAGCATTTGAAGAGAACGTTCTCCCATTTGTAGAATTGACTAACAGATTTCATTTGTCGACACCGTGGGCTTTCCACATATGGAGAGACTACTTGGATAATCAATTAAATTCAAACGagaatttttccattgaTCAAATGATTGAAGGTGCAGAGTTTAACGATGTTGATTTAACGAAAATGTCGAAAGACCTTTTTACCACTTTCTGGAGGCTTTCATTATATGATATTCACTTTGATAAATCACTATATGATGAACGCAAGAACGCACTCTCTGGAGAAAACACGGACCACATGtcaaatagaaaaaaacacCTGATTCAGAACCAAATCAAGGATATTTTACTCACTGGAATTTCACATCAAAGAGCTTTTAAAAAAACTGCAGAAtttatttctaaaaaatcaaatactTGGAACGAAGATTGTAAGGAAGACCaaataagaatatttttacAAAATTGTGTTGTACCAAgagttttattttcccCTTCTGATGCTCTTTTTTCCTCGCACTTTATTTTCACGGCTTTTAGTACAGAAAACTTGATGTCAATATTGAACACTTTTATCActtcaaatattttgaaaacgtTGTTGTTCTGCTGCACTAGTTCTGAAGCAGGTAATTTAGGTCTCTTTTTCACTCATGTTTTGCAAGAACTCGAGAAAATGAGGCTGAGTGGTGATTTCAACGATCAAGCTTCTCGTAAGCTCTATGAATGGCATTCTGTAATTACTGAGCAAGTTATTGATCTTTTATCCGAGAAAAATTACATGTCTATTAGAAATGGTATCGAATTTATGAAGCACGTTACGGGCGTTTTCCCAGTTATAAAAACACATATTCAATTGGTTTACACAACTTTAGAGGAAAACTTGGtaaatgaagaaagagaGGATATTAAATTACCAAGCAGTGCACTGATAGGCCATTTGAAAGCACGATTGAAGAACGCTTTAGAATTGGATGAATTCTGTAGCTTAACTGAGGAGGAAGCTAGACAAAAAAGAGCACATGAAATGGAACTAGAAGAGATCAAGAATTATGAAACAGCTTGCCAAAAcgaacaaaaacaaatggCTTTAAGAAAGCAACTGGAGCATAATAAATCTCAAAGACTTCAAAATGATTCGTTAAAAAGTGCCGCGAGCGACAGTTTTGGAGCGGATAAGGAGAGATACACTTATTCACGGGATGAACCTGTAATACCAACAAAGCCATCCAGCAGGCAATGGCCATATTCTAAAGTTACTAGGCATCTGGATGACATAAACCATTACCTGGCTACCAACCATTTACACAAAGCTATTTCTCTTGTGGAGAACGACAATGAGGCttggaatttgaaaaaattatccaaaaaaaatatgccAATTTTTGATTATAGAAATTCTATCTTGGAAATATTTGAGAGGTATTTCAGAACACTCATTCAAAACCCTCAGAACCCAGATTTCgcagaaaaaattgacacTCTCAAAAGGCATATCAAGAACATATTACGTGAGCCTTATGTAAATACAACTAACTTACATTCTGAAACTCCTGCTTCTGAATATACCAAAAGGTCAAGTAGATATGGTGGTAATACTGGGGTTAAAGATGTATATGGTAATTCTAGCTATAGAGGCTCAGGTAACGATCGTTCAGGACTGAAGACTAGTAAGTCAATCAATAGTTACTCACATAAAAGGCCGGAGCTGCCCACCAGACcgaataaaaataaatcatATAGTGACAAAAGCAAATCAGTAAGGCCAACTGGCCCTGACAGAGGTGAGAGCTTTGACCAGAGGGAGAACCGTATGCGTgaagaatataataaaacTAAGTCACAACGGTCACAATTACGGTTTCCGGAAAAGCCATCTCAAGAAAGCAATAAGGCTAATACTTATCAATCTTCGCCTTACAAGCACGATATGTCTTCAGAGAATGAGGAAAAGCCAAACAAGAGGTTCAAGAAGGACGATGGAAATAGAAACAAATTCCAAACACAAGATTATAGAAATACACGAGACAACAGTAACACCCGCAGAgcaaatgaaaatcaaagatACAACACGAATAGAAAGAGTAATACTCAGGCACTTCCTCAAGGCCCTAAGGGTGGAAACTATGTCAGTAGATATCAGAGGTAA
- the SRV2 gene encoding adenylate cyclase-binding protein (similar to Saccharomyces cerevisiae SRV2 (YNL138W); ancestral locus Anc_2.128) has protein sequence MPDSKYTMQGYNLVKLLKRLEEATARLEDVTIYQEGYIQSKLEASKCNDSSNAEKEASSTKGASTENVPEVQEDPKCITAFQSYITENIDPLVELSGKIDAVVLDALELLKGGFQSQLTFLRAAVRSKKPDYSSQIFADSLRPINENIIKLGQLKESNRQSKYFAYLSALSEGAPLFSWVAVDTPVSMVTDFKDAAQFWTNRILKEYRESDPNAVEWVKKFLASFDNLKAYIKEYHTTGVSWKMDGMDFADAMTQSTKNMVAASSASSTSDSVAPAPPPPPPAPPASVFEISDDASSVNIDTNKGGIGAVFAELNQGENITKGLKKVDKSQQTHKNPELRQSSTVSSTGSKSGPPPRPKKPSTLKTKKPPRKELVGNKWFIENYENETESLVIEANKDESIFIGKCTQVLVQIKGKVNAISLSETESCSVVLDSSISGMDVIKSNKFGIQVNHSLPQISIDKSDGGNIYLSKESLDTEIYSSCSTAINVNLPIGEDNDYVEFPIPEQMKHTYADGKFKSAVFEHAG, from the coding sequence ATGCCTGACTCTAAGTACACAATGCAAGGTTACAACCTTGTTAAACTATTAAAGAGGTTAGAAGAAGCCACAGCTAGATTGGAGGATGTTACCATCTATCAAGAAGGTTATATTCAAAGCAAATTAGAAGCGTCTAAATGCAATGACTCGTCCAACGCTGAGAAGGAAGCATCCTCCACGAAAGGCGCTTCTACAGAGAATGTTCCAGAAGTACAAGAAGATCCAAAATGCATAACTGCGTTTCAGTCTTATATCACTGAGAATATTGATCCTCTCGTAGAATTATCAGGTAAGATTGACGCAGTAGTTTTAGATGCCTTAGAGTTGTTAAAGGGAGGCTTCCAATCACAGTTGACTTTCTTGAGAGCCGCTGTAAGGTCTAAAAAGCCGGACTATTCTTCTCAAATATTCGCTGATTCTTTAAGGCCTATCAACGAAAACATCATTAAACTAGGTCAGTTGAAGGAATCAAATCGTCAAAGCAAATACTTTGCTTATTTGAGTGCTTTATCTGAGGGTGCTCCTTTATTCTCTTGGGTTGCAGTTGACACTCCAGTCTCTATGGTCACAGATTTCAAAGATGCAGCACAATTCTGGACTAAtagaattttgaaagaatacAGGGAATCCGATCCTAATGCTGTTGAATGggtaaagaaatttttggcctcatttgataatttgaaaGCTTACATCAAAGAGTATCATACTACCGGTGTTTCTTGGAAGATGGACGGTATGGATTTTGCTGATGCGATGACACAGTCTACAAAGAATATGGTCGCAGCTTCGTCTGCTTCATCAACAAGTGATTCAGTGGCCCCAGCGCCTCCACCTCCCCCACCAGCGCCACCAGCTTCTGTCTTTGAAATCTCTGATGATGCTTCTTCAGTTAATATTGACACTAATAAGGGCGGCATTGGTGCCGTTTTTGCTGAGCTAAATCAAGGTGAAAATATTACCAAGGGTTTAAAAAAGGTAGACAAATCCCAGCAGACCCACAAGAACCCTGAGTTACGTCAGTCATCCACAGTTTCTTCCACAGGAAGTAAATCTGGTCCACCACCAAGACCAAAAAAGCCATCAACATTAAAAACTAAGAAACCTCCTAGAAAAGAATTAGTAGGCAATAAGTGGTTTATTGAGAACTACGAAAATGAAACTGAATCATTGGTTATTGAGGCCAACAAAGACGAATCTATCTTTATAGGTAAGTGTACTCAAGTTCTTGTTCAgataaaaggaaaagtcAACGCTATCTCATTGAGTGAAACTGAGTCATGTAGTGTCGTACTTGATTCTAGTATTTCTGGTATGGATGTTATTAAATCCAACAAATTTGGCATTCAAGTGAACCACTCTCTACCTCAAATTTCCATCGATAAATCTGACGGTggaaatatatatttatccAAAGAATCTTTGGACACTGAAATTTACAGTTCCTGCTCGACTGCTATCAATGTAAACTTACCAATTGGTGAAGACAATGattatgtagaatttcCAATCCCTGAGCAAATGAAGCATACATACGCCGATGGTAAATTCAAATCGGCTGTATTTGAACACGCCGGTTAA
- the NAM9 gene encoding mitochondrial 37S ribosomal protein uS4m (similar to Saccharomyces cerevisiae NAM9 (YNL137C); ancestral locus Anc_2.129), translating into MPRKANLLKSLARGRVRTSFNKYNLFNLYKKGAVDLKSKSLYQQKWTAKQETRAYHGEHLTEKRWQTAFKPKLDSVAQLDASLRGGEIKETPFLLQTFAVLEKRLDFALFRAMFASSVRQARQFILHGNVRVNGIRIKHPSYTLKPGDIFSVRPEKVLEALGAKKPSFEEALRIDKTQIILWNKYVKEAKTDSKQVWEKKLEKYEKMSDSNPKKSAFQEFLKQYNKNLELQQYNALTECTQEGIVNKLLTIEKRIGKSDNEPLSIDEFKKGLPDVQDTQLLESLYSAYQEFFKSGEIKREILSKCQPEELTSLASEMINPNESTKKELSDGAKSSLRAGKKILSECVKIWTKNITAHFKTRMSDVSNGSLTFDPEWAKNLRYHDPIKISELKDDEQKACKLINLPWQKNHVYGRQDHKKPFFTPWKPRPFLSPFAILPHHLEISFKTCHAVYLRDPVARPGQSEVISPFDVPIHERAYMYYLRNGK; encoded by the coding sequence ATGCCAAGAAAAGCCAATTTGCTTAAATCTTTGGCAAGAGGACGAGTACGCACTTCTTTCAATAAGTATAATTTATTTAACTTGTACAAGAAGGGTGCTGTAGACTTAAAGTCTAAATCTTTATATCAGCAGAAATGGACAGCAAAGCAAGAAACTCGAGCTTATCATGGTGAACATTTGACAGAGAAGAGGTGGCAAACTGCTTTCAAGCCCAAATTAGATTCAGTAGCTCAGTTGGATGCTTCATTACGTGGTGGTGAAATTAAGGAAACACCATTCTTGTTGCAAACGTTTGCAGTATTAGAAAAAAGGCTTGATTTTGCCTTATTCAGAGCTATGTTTGCTTCATCAGTGAGACAAGCTCGTCAATTCATCTTACATGGAAATGTCCGCGTGAATGGTATAAGAATTAAGCACCCAAGTTATACTCTAAAGCCTGGTGATATTTTCAGTGTTAGACCGGAAAAAGTGCTAGAGGCCCTCGGTGCTAAGAAGCCAAGCTTCGAAGAAGCACTGAGAATTGATAAAACTCAAATAATTTTATGGAATAAGTATGTGAAGGAAGCAAAGACTGACTCTAAGCAGGTTTGGGAAAAGAAGttggaaaaatatgaaaagatGTCCGATTCTAATCCAAAGAAAAGTGcatttcaagaatttttgaagcagTATAATAAGAACCTCGAATTACAACAATATAATGCATTGACGGAATGTACACAGGAAGGCATTGTAAATAAATTATTGACTATTGAGAAACGAATTGGTAAATCAGATAACGAGCCTTTATCGATAGATGAATTCAAGAAGGGTCTACCTGACGTTCAGGATACTCAGCTTTTAGAAAGTCTGTATAGTGCCTATCAagaattcttcaaatcaggcgaaatcaaaagagaaatactTTCCAAATGCCAGCCTGAGGAGTTAACTTCGTTGGCCTCGGAAATGATCAATCCTAACGAATCCACGAAAAAGGAGTTATCTGATGGGGCTAAATCTTCTTTAAGGGCTGgaaaaaagattctttcGGAATGTGTCAAAATATGGACCAAAAACATAACAGCACATTTCAAAACTAGGATGAGTGATGTCTCGAATGGTTCATTAACTTTTGATCCCGAGTGGGCTAAAAATTTAAGATATCATGATCCTATCAAAATATCTGAACTGAAAGATGATGAGCAAAAAGCGTGTAAACTGATAAACTTACCATGGCAAAAGAACCATGTTTATGGTAGGCAAGACCACAAAAAACCTTTCTTCACTCCATGGAAACCAAGACCATTTTTGTCACCCTTTGCCATTTTACCTCATCACTTGGAAATATCTTTCAAGACATGCCACGCTGTATACTTGAGAGACCCTGTTGCCCGACCAGGCCAATCTGAAGTAATTTCACCATTTGATGTCCCAATTCACGAACGTGCATATATGTATTACTTGAGGAATGGTAAATAA
- the EAF7 gene encoding Eaf7p (similar to Saccharomyces cerevisiae EAF7 (YNL136W); ancestral locus Anc_2.130), with product MAVHWTIVDEIRLLRWVSEFKPAGIHKHFHMFCIVERMNSPDKYPVTLLQKETMKLGKVFTAKDIWDKLGQSYSLKDIDEMENAYSLATITESSVNDNDTGGNGEFREETLLELNNRIRSQKQDFTLPWDEYGELILENAKKSPTSNEDGPQTEDANDENNKIPTENIANHLNNNIKEKKGKVVDKVKELSERQAKEITSLIKPKTEVTAESQCTEKQHKTEYMSDEDQNTKTAGKTAAPVRKSQRLKRNKEVKFEDEERENKGEEDGKEENRIEGKEEEQKEEKERKEQIEEVQKMKENPKDEMDEENHRNGEDYNEREKSTSYENSNGSESEEVDEALGYESERERDLSEKTPELGRDNSKKKVENKKDELQNDVKKDSGAKNEPLAKRTRHSSSAGNTSNETSPKRKRRKAGSRKNSPPATRVSSRLRNKK from the coding sequence ATGGCAGTACATTGGACAATTGTGGATGAAATAAGACTTCTTAGATGGGTATCCGAATTCAAGCCGGCCGGAATTCATAAGCATTTCCACATGTTTTGCATAGTTGAAAGAATGAACTCGCCAGACAAGTACCCAGTGACATTATTACAGAAGGAAACCATGAAGCTGGGGAAAGTTTTTACTGCAAAAGATATATGGGATAAACTTGGCCAATCGTACAGTTTAaaagatattgatgaaatggAGAACGCCTATTCATTGGCAACCATTACGGAGAGTTCGGTGAACGATAATGACACTGGTGGCAATGGAGAATTTCGTGAAGAAACTTTGCTTGAGTTAAATAATCGAATAAGATCGCAGAAACAAGATTTTACTCTGCCTTGGGATGAATACGGTGAATTAATCTTGGagaatgcaaaaaaaagccCCACCTCTAATGAAGATGGACCTCAAACTGAAGATGCGAATGACgagaataataaaattccAACAGAGAATATTGCTAATCATTTaaacaataatatcaaGGAGAAAAAAGGCAAGGTGGTTGATAAAGTTAAAGAATTGAGTGAACGCcaagcaaaagaaattacaaGTCTAATCAAACCCAAGACGGAAGTCACGGCAGAGTCGCAATGTACTGAAAAGCAACACAAAACGGAATATATGAGTGATGAGGATCAAAACACAAAAACAGCAGGTAAAACAGCAGCTCCGGTAAGAAAATCACAAcgattgaaaagaaataaagaggttaaatttgaagatgaagaaaggGAGAAtaaaggagaagaagatggaAAGGAGGAAAACCGAatagaaggaaaagaggaagaacaaaaagaggaaaaagaacGAAAAGAACAGATAGAAGAAGttcagaagatgaaagaaaacCCCAAAGATGAAATGGATGAGGAAAATCATAGAAATGGGGAAGATTATAATGAGCGTGAAAAATCAACATCCTACGAAAATAGTAATGGTTCGGAAAGTGAAGAAGTTGATGAAGCATTGGGATATGAGTCTGAACGTGAGAGAGATCTTTCAGAGAAGACGCCTGAGCTGGGAAGGGataattcaaaaaagaaagtcgagaacaaaaaagatgaacTGCAGAATGACGTAAAAAAGGATTCTGGAGCTAAAAATGAACCACTAGCGAAGAGAACTCGACATTCGTCATCTGCAGGTAACACTAGCAATGAGACATCACctaaaaggaaaaggcGGAAGGCAGGTTCGCGTAAAAATAGCCCTCCAGCCACTAGGGTTTCCAGCAGGCTACGAAATAAGAAGTAG
- the FPR1 gene encoding peptidylprolyl isomerase FPR1 (similar to Saccharomyces cerevisiae FPR1 (YNL135C); ancestral locus Anc_2.131), giving the protein MSEVIEGNVKIDRISPGDGATFPKTGDLVTIHYTGTLENGQKFDSSVDRGSPFQCNIGVGQVIKGWDVGIPKLSVGEKARLTIPGPYAYGPRGFPGLIPPNSTLVFDVELLKVN; this is encoded by the coding sequence ATGTCTGAAGTAATTGAAGGTAACGTCAAAATTGACAGAATTTCCCCAGGTGATGGTGCCACTTTCCCAAAGACTGGTGATTTGGTTACTATCCATTATACCGGTACCTTAGAAAACGGccaaaaatttgattcCTCTGTTGACAGGGGCTCTCCATTTCAATGTAACATTGGTGTCGGTCAAGTCATCAAGGGGTGGGATGTTGGTATTCCAAAGTTGTCTGTGGGTGAAAAAGCTAGATTAACCATCCCAGGTCCATATGCTTATGGTCCACGTGGTTTCCCAGGTTTAATTCCACCTAACAGTACTTTGGTTTTCGACGTCGAATTGTTGAAAGTGAACTAA
- the SMKI14G1880 gene encoding uncharacterized protein (similar to Saccharomyces cerevisiae YNL134C; ancestral locus Anc_2.133), with protein MSASIPETMKAVVIENGKAVVKHDIPIPELEEGFVLIKTVAVAGNPTDWKHIDYKIGPQGALLGCDAAGQIVKLGPNVDAAEFSIGDYIYGVIHGASVRFPSNGAFAEYSAISSEIAYKPAREFRLCGKDKLSEGPVRSLEGAVTLPVSLTTAGMVLTHSFGLDMKWEPPKAQRDHPILFWGGATGVGQMLIQLAKKLHGFSKIIVVASRKHEKQLKDYGADELFDYHDADVIEQIKKKHNNLTYLVDCVSNTETIQQVYKCAADDLDATIIQLTTLTEKNIKEEDRKQNVSIEGTLLYLIGGNDVPFGTFTLPADPQYKAAAIKFIEFINPKINDGEIYHIPVKVYKNGLEDVPQLLDDIKHGRNSGEKLVAVLK; from the coding sequence ATGTCCGCCTCGATTCCAGAAACGATGAAAGCTGTTGTCATTGAAAATGGCAAAGCCGTTGTCAAACATGACATTCCCATTCCTGAACTAGAAGAAGGTTTCGTTCTGATTAAgactgttgctgttgctggtAATCCTACCGATTGGAAACATATTGATTACAAGATTGGACCTCAGGGTGCTCTCCTGGGTTGTGATGCAGCCGGCCAAATCGTGAAGTTGGGTCCAAATGTTGATGCAGCAGAGTTTTCCATTGGTGACTACATATATGGGGTTATTCATGGTGCGTCAGTGAGGTTCCCTTCAAACGGTGCCTTTGCTGAATATTCTGCCATCTCATCTGAGATTGCTTATAAACCAGCGAGAGAGTTCAGATTGTGCGGCAAGGATAAGCTGTCCGAGGGTCCTGTCAGGTCTTTGGAAGGTGCAGTCACGCTCCCAGTTTCGCTGACCACTGCCGGTATGGTCCTTACCCATAGCTTCGGTTTGGACATGAAATGGGAGCCCCCTAAAGCACAAAGGGACCATCCTATCTTATTTTGGGGTGGTGCCACTGGCGTTGGTCAGATGTTGATTCAATTGGCCAAAAAGCTACATGGTTTTAGCAAGATAATTGTTGTTGCTTCTCGTAAGCAtgaaaaacaattgaaaGATTATGGTGCCGATGAGCTTTTTGACTACCATGATGCTGATGTTATTGAGCAGATTAAGAAGAAGCACAACAATCTTACCTACTTGGTAGATTGTGTCTCTAATACAGAAACTATTCAGCAGGTTTATAAATGTGCCGCTGATGATTTGGACGCTACCATCATTCAGTTAACAACTTTAACCGAGAAGAATATTAAAGAGGAAGATAGGAAACAAAACGTCAGTATTGAAGGGACCTTGTTGTACTTGATAGGTGGCAACGACGTTCCTTTTGGCACATTTACATTACCGGCAGACCCTCAATACAAGGCGGCGGCCATTAAATTCATTGAGTTCATCAACCCAAAAATCAATGACGGTGAAATTTACCATATCCCAGTGAAGGTTTACAAAAATGGCTTAGAGGATGTGCCACAATTACTTGACGATATTAAGCATGGAAGAAACTCCGGAGAGAAGTTGGTTGCGGTCTTGAAATAG